The genomic segment TGCGGAGGTCGGGGGTGGCGGTGAACCAGATACTGATGAGGTCCTCGTGGCTCAGGCCGTTGCGCTCCAGCACGGCGGCGAGCAGGGCGCCCACCCGCTCGTCCATCTCCCCGGACTCGTCCCGGTCCAGCTGGACGGCTCCTCGGACCGCGCGTACCGCCACGTCGTTCTCCCTCGCTGTTCGTCTCCGTCGACGCTCTGTGGTCAGAGTAGAGCGACGGTCCGGCGGGTGGGACCGGCGTTTCTCTGTGTGAGACGGGGACGCGGCGGTGGAGGCCGGCCCGGCGACCCGGTCGCTGCCCGCCGAGAGGATCACGGTCAGCGGCGGCTCCATCCGGACGGCGTGAGTCGGCGGGAGACGGCGGGGCGGGCTTTCAAGATCCGCCGAAGGCGTCCCCGATCATCCGAGCGGAAGGAAAAACTCGCGGCGCCCACACCCCGCCCCCGCGTACCCTCACGCCCATGACCAGCCCCGATGCCGCATCGCTCGTCCGCGACCACACCGTCTACTCCTGTGTGATGGGGTCGCGTGCGTTCGGGCTGGCGACCGAGGGGAGCGACATCGACCGGCGTGGGGTGTTCCTCGCGCCGACCGCCTCGTTCTGGCGGTTCGAGAAGCCGCCGACGCACCTGGACGGTCCCGCGCCGGAGCAGTTCTCGTGGGAGCTGGAGCGTTTCTGCGAACTGGCCCTGCGCGCCAACCCGAACGTCCTGGAGTGCCTGCACTCCCCGCTGGTGGAGCGGATCGACGACACCGGCCGCGAACTCCTCGCGCTGCGGGACGCCTTCCTGTCCCGGGAGGTGTACGCCACCTTCACCCGGTACGCGACGGGTCAGCGCCGGAAGCTGGAGGCCGACGAGCGGACGCACGGCGCGCCGCGCTGGAAGCACGCCATGCATCTGCTGCGCCTGCTGATGTCGGCCCGGGACCTGCTGCGTACCGGGGTGCTCACCATCGATGTCGGCGAGCGGCGGGAGGAGCTGCTCGCGGTGAAGCGGGGCGAGGTGGGGTGGCCCGAGGTGGAGCGCCGGATGACGCGACTGGCCGGGGAGTGCGAGGGGGCCGTCGGCCGGTCCCCGCTGCCGGACCGGCCCGACCGGGCCCGGGTGGAGGAGTTCCTCGTACGGACCCGGCGGGCCTCGGCGCTGAACGGCGGCCGGTAGCCGACCGGCAGAAGGGAGCTCACTCCCCCAGCCGGCGTGGTGACTGGTGATCAGTCAAGGTGCCAGGGAGACGAGTTCATGGCGGACCGGGCTCGTAAGCACGACCAGCGGGGAGAGCAGCCCCGCACCACTGCCGCCCGGTATCGCCCCGGCCTCTCCAGATTCAGTGTCCATGGGCCAAGGATCCCAGAGGCCGCACCTCACGAGTCCCAGAGCGCCCCCAGCGACAGCAGGTCGCTCCGGTACTCGATCCGCTCGGCCCACTCCTTGGGCCAGGCCGAGGCTCCCAGGTGGGCGCCGGCGAGCGCGCCGGTGAGGCAGGCCAGCGAGTCGGAGTCGCCCCGGGTGCAGGCGGCCCGGCGCAGGGCGGTGACGGGTTCCTCGGGGAAGAGCAGGAAGCAGTGCAGGGCCGTCGCGAGGGCCTCCTCGGCGATCCAGCCGTCCCCCGTGCGCTCGCAGGGGTCGGTCTCCGGGGACGGGTCGCGCAGGGCGTCCTGGACGCGGGTCAGCACCTCCAGGCACTCGTCCCAGCCGCGCTGGATGTAGGACTGGGCGGAGGCGTCGTGGGTGTGGCGCCAGAGGTCGCCGAGCCAGCGCTCGTGGTAGCGGCTCCGGTTCTCGTACGCGTAGCTGCGCAGCTGGCCGACGAGGCCGAGGGGCTCGGCGCCTCTGGCCAGCAGGTGGACGGCGCGGGCCATCAGGTCGGAGGCGGCCAGGGCGGTGGGGTGGCCGTGGGTCAGGGCGGCCTGGAGCTGGGCGGCGCCGGCGCGCTGTTCGTCGCTGAGGCCGGGGACCAGTCCGACGGGGGCGACCCGCATGTTGGCGCCGCACCCCTTGGAACCGGTCTGGCTGGCTTCCTGCCAGGGGCGGTCGCCGTCGAGGAGCCGGCAGGCGACCATGCAGGTGCGGCCGGGGGCGCGGTTGTTGTCGGGCGAGTGGTACCAGTCGACGAACTCCTCCCGGACCGGCCGGGCCAGCCGGAGCCCGGTGAGCGGGCCCCGGTCCATGGCGGTGCGGATGCCCCGTCCGAGGGCAAGGGTCATCTGGGTGTCGTCGGTGACGAACGCGGGCCGGGGCAGTTCCATCGCGCGCCACGGGCCGCATTTGGCCAGGATGGCGGGCACGTCGTTGAACTCGGTCGGGAAGCCCAGTGCGTCGCCGAGGGCGAGTCCGACGAGCGAGCCGGTGGCGGCCTGTTTGGTGCGGGTTCTGGTGACGATCACGGGGTTCTTCCTTCCGGTCGCAGGAGCGGGGGGTGCAGGGCGGTGGCGGTGCCCGCCCGGTAGAGGGCGGCGGGTTTGCCCCGGCCCCCGGTGCGGCGCGGGGGCCCTTCGACGGCCTCGACGAAGCCGGACGTGGCGAGGACCTTGCGCCGGAAGTTGGGGCGGTCGAGTGCGGTGCCCCAGACGGTTTCGTAGACCTGCTGGAGTTCGCCGAGGGTGAACTCGGCGGGGCAGAACGCCGTTGCCAGGCAGGTGTATTCGAGCTTGGATCCGATGCGGTCGTGGGCGTCGGCGAGGATGGTGCCGTGGTCGAAGGCGAGCGGCCCCGGCACCCCGGTGTCCTCCTCGCCGAAGGCCCACCAGCGGGCGCTGACGGCGTCGCCGCCGCCGCGCGGTTCGGGCAGGTCCGGCAGGAGCGCCGCGTACGCGACGGAGACGACCCGCATCCTCGGGTCGCGGTCCGGTTCGGTGTAGGTGCGCAGTTGTTCGAGGTGGACCTCGCAGACGGTGTCCTCGTCCAAGCCGGTCTCCTCGGCCAGTTCGCGCCGGGCGGCCTGCGGGGCGGACTCACGGGGGGCGACGAATCCGCCGGGGAGCGCCCAACGCCCCTTGTACGGTTCCTCGCCGCGTTCCACGAGCAGCACGTGGAGCCGCCCTTCGCGGACCGTGAAGACGGCGAGGTCGACGGTGACGGCGAACGGGGTGAAGGCGTACGGGTCGTAGCCCTCCGGGGCCGCCGCGGGTTCAGGGGCCGGGGTGTTCATCGTCGCTCCGGGAGTGGGGGGTTGAAGTGCCAGCCGGACGCGAGGAGTTCGTCGACGGCGGCGACGGCGGTGGCGAGCCGCTGTTCGCGGGTGCCGGTGATCTCCACGAACCGGCGTCCGGTGCGGGTGAGTTCGGCGCGGAAGCGGTCCGTCATCCAGGGCCGCAGCTCCTCGCCGTCGCGCAGCCCGTCGTCCTCGAAGGGGACGCCCTCGTGGTCGGTGAGGAGCCACAGGTGGTGGTGGACGCGGTCGGCGGTCTCCTCGACGCGCGGGTTGCGCCCGCCGACGTACCGCTCGTGCCAGACGGTGGTGGCGAAGGAGTCGGTGTCGCAGAAGAGCACCGGCGATCCGGTCCGTGCGGCGGCCTCCTCGCGGTCGTTCTGGACGGCGGCGATCAGCGGGAAGTCGCCGGTGGTGAAGACGACGTCCTCCCACTGGGCGCCGGGGTGGTCGGCGCGCAGGGCGGCGAGTTTCTGTTCGCTGAACTCCCGTCCGTACTCCGGCACGTCGCGTGTCCTGGCCCACACCCCGCCGCGTCGGCGGTAGTGCTCGGCCAGGGCGAGCGTCAGGGTGGTGGTGCCGGTGGACTCGGCGCCGAGCACGACGACCCGGCGGGCGAGCGCGGCGCGTACCGGCGGCTCCAGGAAGTCCCAGCAGGCGACGGGGTCCTCGCGGACGGCCGTGCCGGAGACCGGGAAGACGGTGCGGTCCGGGTCGACGGAGACGGGCTCGGCACCGAAGCGCCGGGCGAGTTCGTCGCCGTACGCCTCCGAGGAGAAGACGGCGTCCACCCGTTCGGGGACGGCGGCGGTGAACACCGCCATGTGCGCGTCCCAGACCGCGGGGTCGTGGACGTCCATCCGTATGTCGTCCACCGCCCCGACGACCGTGGCGGCGGGGTGCGTCTCGCGCATCCAGGCCACCCGGTCGGCGAGCGGCACCGATTCGACCCCGGCGGCGCAGACGAGGACGGTGAGCCGCTCGCAGCGGTCCTGGGCGGTACGGACGAGGTGGTGGTGGCCTGCGTGCGGCGGGTAGAACTTGCCGAGCACCAGGCCGTGGGCGTACTTCTTCACGCCGCCACCTCCGCGGGTCCGGCCGGGCGGCCGGCCGCACCCGGGCCCGTCGCGAGGTCGCGCCGCCAGGAGCGCAGCCCGGCCACGCAGAGCGCGAGGAAGCCGACGTAGAGCAGCGAGGTCAGGTAGAGGCCCTTGTGGGCGTAGAGCGGGATGTAGACGAGGTCGGCGGCGATCCAGAGCCACCAGGACTCGACCCGCTTGCGGCTCTGCCCGTAGGTCGCCATCAGGGAGAGCGCGGTCGTCAGCGCGTCCCAGAACGGCACGGTCGAGTCGGTGGCGCGGGCGAGCAGGAGAGTCAGCGCGAGGGTCCCCACCACCCCCGCCGCGAGCAGCCAGGTCCATTCGGCGCGCGGCGTACCGCGTACCGGCAGGACAGGTGCTCCTGGTCCACCCCCGTGGGTCCAGGTCCACCAGCCGTACGCGGCGAGGGCGATGAAGACGATCTGGAGTCCGGCGTCGGCGTAGAGGCCGGACTGTGCGAAGAGCAGTACGAAGAAGAGGTTGTTGGCGATGCCGACCGGCCAGTTGGCCAGGTGCTGGCGCACCACGAGCCAGACGCAGAGGGCCCCGCTGCCGAATCCGAGCACCTCGGTCCAGCTGACCGGGGTGTCCAGCCAGGTCACCAGGGGTTGCTGCAGGGGGTCGAGAACATCCGCGAGACTCACGCCCGCCTCCTTAATGGTCACTCTGACTATAAAGGTGGTCCGGGACATGCGAAAGGCCCGCGGCCGGTTCCGTTCAGAAAGTTCGAACGGAACCGGCCGCGGGCCTTCGCAGAGCCGGGAAGGGCTACAGACCGACCTCGCGCATCAGCATGCCGACCTCGGTGTTGGTCAGGCGGCGCAGCCAGCCGGACTTCTGGTCGCCCAGCGGGATCGGCCCGAAGGACGTCCGCACCAGCCGGTCGACGGGGAAGCCGGCCTCGGAGAGCATCCGGCGGACGATGTGCTTGCGGCCCTCGTGGAGGGTCACCTCGACCAGGTAGTTCTTGCCGGTGTTCTCGACGACCCGGAAGTGGTCGGCGCGGGCGTACCCGTCCTCCAGCTGGATGCCGTCCTTGAGCCGCTTGCCCAAATCGCGCGGGAGCGGGCCCTGGATCGCCGCGAGGTACGTCTTCTTCACGCCGTACTTCGGGTGGGTGAGGCGGTGGGCGAGCTCACCGTGGTTGGTGAGCATGATGATGCCCTCGGTCTCGGTGTCCAGCCGGCCGACGTGGAAGAGCCGCGTCTCACGGTTGGTGACGTAGTCGCCGAGGCACTGACGGCCGTCCGGGTCCTCCATCGAGGAGACGACACCGGCCGGCTTGTTCAGCGCGAAGAAGAGGTACGACTGGGTCGCGACGGTCAGTCCGTCGACCTTGATCTCGTCCTTCTGCGGGTCGACGCGCTTGCCCTGCTCCAGCACGATCTCGCCGTTGACCTCGACGCGCGCCTGCTCGATCAGCTCCTCGCAGGCCCGCCGCGAGCCCATGCCGGCCCGGGCGAGGACCTTCTGCAGCCGCTCGCCCTCCTGCTCGGCGCCCGGGTGGGTCCTGACCACCTTGAAGTCCGGCTTGTCCGCGTACCGGTCGCGGTTGCGCTGCTCGATCTTCGCGTCCAGCTCGCGCGGCCGGGCCTGGCCCGAGGGGCCGCGCCGGAAGCCGCCGCGGGCGTTGCCCGGCTGCGGGGACTTGGGTCCGCCCTTGGCGCCGCCGCGGGCCGAGGCACCGCGGCCCTTGCGCGCTTCGCTGTCGCCGGCGCCCGACGAACTGGTCGAGGGGCCCACGTCGTAACGGCGCTCCTCCGGGCGGGGGCGGCGCGGACGCTGCTCCTGCTGGTCGTCGCGCCCGCCTCGGCCCTGGGCCGGCCCGCGACCGCCCTGGCCGCCCTGACCGCGGCCGCCCTGGCCACCGCCCTGACCGCCGCCCTGGGGCTTCCGGAAGGACCCGCCGCTGCCGCCCCGGGGGTTCCGGTTGCCGCCGCCGCTGCTGCCGCTTCCGCTGTTCCTGCCACTGCTTCGCATCAAAATTCCGTCTTGTCGTCTGCGTGAGTATCCGGGGTGTCCGGTGCGTCCGGATCGAACGACGGCACACCCTCTAGCGTCTCAGCCTCGATCGCGTCCGCTTCCGGGAGGAAGGGAGCGAGTTCCGGGAGCTCGTCCAGACCACGCAGGCCCATACGCTCCAGAAAGTAGTTCGTCGTCCTGTACAGGATCGCACCTGTTTCGGGTTCCGTCCCCGCCTCCTCGACCAGAGCGCGCTGGAGGAGGGTCCGCATGACCCCGTCGCAGTTCACTCCGCGCACCGCCGAGACCCTCGAACGGCTGACCGGCTGGCGGTACGCGACGACCGCCAGGGTCTCCAGTGCCGCCTGGGTGAGACGGGCCTGCCGGCCGTCCAGGACGAAGCTCTCCACGGCCTCCGCGTAGGCGGGCCGGCTGTAGAACCGCCAGCCGCCCGCCACCAGTCTCAGATCGAATCCACGGCGCTGGGCGGTGTACTCGTCGGCCAGCTCCCGCAGCGCGAGGGCCACGGCCCTCGGGGACCGCTGGAGGACCTTGGCGAGGTGGTCCTCGGTGGCCGGCTCGTCCACGACCATCAGGACCGCCTCCAGGGCGGGCTTCAGCTCCAGGTCCGCGACGCTCCCGGACCCGGCGGGCCCACCGTCGTGTCCGGGCTCCGCCTCGTCGGCGAACCTCCATGCCCCGCCGTGCCGCGGTGCGCCCCCGTGCACCGGCCCGTCCGTGACGCCGGCGGATCCACCGGCTCCAGCGACTCCACTCACGGCTCCACGCCCTCCTCCGCGTCCGGTTCCACGTGCCTGTCGAATTCGTCGGTCACGACGGGTTCCGCGTCCTGGCCGCCGCACCACCGCACGAGGAGCTCGCCGAGCGCCTCCTCCTGGTCCAGCGCGACCGCCTTCTCCCGGTACAGCTCCAGCAGTGCCAGGAAGCGGGCCACCACCGTGAGGGTGTCGGCCGCGTCCTCGGTGAGTTCGCGGAAGCTGGCCCCGCCGGACCGGCGCAGCAGCGCGACCACGATGCCCGCCTGCTCGCGCACGCTGACCAGCGGGGCGTGGATGTGGTCCACGTACACCTGAGGTTCGGGCCGGGGCTGCATGGCCTTCGCGGCCAGCCGCGCGAACCCCTCGGGGCCGATGCTGAGGACGACCTCGGGCAGCAGCGCCGCGTGGTGCGGCTCCAGCCCGACCGTACGGGGGAAGCGGCGCGACTCGGCGTCCAGCCGGTCGCTGAAGATGTCGGCGACGCGCTTGTACGCCCGGTACTGGAGCAGCCGCGCGAAGAGCAGGTCCCGCGCCTCCAGGAGGGCGAGGTCGGCCTCGTCCTCCACCTCGGCGGTGGGCAGCAGCCGGGCGGCCTTCAGGTCGAGCAGGGTCGCGGCGACGACCAGGAACTCGGTGGTCTGGTCGAGGTCCCAGTCCGCGCCCATCGCGCGGATGTGGGCCATGAACTCGTCGGTGACCTTGGAGAGCGCGACCTCGGTCACGTCCAGCCGGTGCCGGGTGATCAGCTGGAGCAGCAGATCGAAGGGGCCTTCGAAGTTCGCCAGCCGTACGGTGAACCGCCTGCCGTCCTCCGGAGGCCCCTGAGGGCCCTTCGGCGGCTCCGGAGGCGCGTCGGGCCCCTCGGGCGCCCCGGACGGCTCCGCAGGCGCTGGAGGCGCGCGCAGCGCCTCGGTCGCCTCGGTCGCCTCGGGGACTGCGGGGACTGCGGAGACCTCGGGGACTGCGGGTGCCGCTTCTCCCGGCGGCGCCGCTCCGGCCGCCCCCGGCCCACGCCCGAGGGCGCGGCGGCGCGGGGCGGAGGAGTCGTCGGTCGTCGGCAGCGGCACGTGAACAGTCCAGGTGTACGGCGGGCGGCGGACCGGCCGTGCCGTCTCGTACGGGCCCGGCGTCCGGCGGGAGCGGGAGCCGGCCGCGCGGGGCGGGCGGCAGGGTTTGCGGCCCTGCCGGGCAGGCTACCCGCGGCGGACCGCTCAGCGGCCGCGCAGCCGCCGTACGAGGATGCTCGCGTCGCCGCGGGATTCCAGGTCGGCGAGGACGACGGCGACCGCCTCGCGGACGATGCGCCCGCGGTCGACGGCGAGCCCGTGCTCGCCGCGCAGGACCAGCCGGGCGTGTTCGAGGTCCATCAGTTCCTCGGCCGAGACGTAGACCGTGATCTTCTCGTCGTGCCGCTCCCGGCCGCTGGGCCGCCGGTTGGCGCCCCTGCCCTGGCCGGTACCGCGTCCGCGCTGCTGCTGGGGCGCCCCGGTCTGCTCCTGGGCCGGCGGCCGGCCCTGGGGTCCGGGGCCGGTCCGGGGGACCGTCACGCGCTCGGGGCCGCCGACGCGTCCACGCGGGTCGACCCCTTCGGCGTCGGGTGCGGAAGCGCCCTCGCGCCCCGTCGGCCGCTCCGGTGGGGCGCCGCCGCCCGCCGGGGAGGACGGCGCTGCGTCGCCCTCCCCGGCGGGTGCGGGAACCCGTGCCTCGCCGTTCGCCTTGCGCCGCCGCTCCGCCGGGGAGGAGGACTGGAGTCCCATGCCCCCGGTGGTGCGGAACAGTTCGTCGGCACCGGGCAGACTCACTCGGCGTGACACCGGGCGAGCACCTCCCTGGCGAGCTGTCGGTAGGCGGCGGCGCCGACCGAGTTCGACGCGTAGGTGGTGATGGGCTCACCGGCGACCGTGGTCTCCGGGAAGCGCACCGTGCGCCCGATGACCGTGTGGTAGACGTGGTCGTCGAAGGCCTCCACCACGCGGGCGAGCACCTCGCGGCTGTGCACCGTACGGGAGTCGTACATCGTGGCGAGGATGCCGTCGAGCTCCAGCTCGGGGTTGAGCCGCTCCTGGACCTTCTCGATGGTCTCGGTGAGGAGCGCCACACCGCGCAGTGCGAAGAACTCGCACTCCAGCGGCACGATCACCTTGTGAGCGGCCGTCAGGGCGTTCACGGTGAGCAGGCCGAGCGAGGGCTGGCAGTCGATCACGATGTAGTCGTAGTCGGCCATCAGCGGCTTGAGCGCGCGCTGCAGGGTCGACTCGCGGGCCACCTCGCTGACGAGCTGCACCTCGGCGGCGGACAGGTCGATGTTGCTGGGCAGCAGGTCCATGTTGGGGACCGCGGTCTTCAGCAGTACCTCGTCGGCCGACATGCCCCGCTCCATGAGCAGGTTGTAGACGGTGAGGTCCAGCTCCATCGGGTTGACGCCGAGGCCGACCGAGAGGGCGCCCTGCGGGTCGAAGTCGACGAGCAGGACACGGCGTCCGTACTCGGCGAGCGCGGCACCCAGGTTGATGGTCGAGGTGGTCTTGCCCACCCCGCCCTTCTGGTTGCACATCGCGATGATCTTGGCGGGACCGTGTTCGGTCAGCGGTCCCGGGATCGGGAAGTAGGGCAAGGGGCGCCCGGTCGGGCCGATCCGCTCACGGCGCTGGCGCGCCGCGTCGGGGGCGAGTGTGGCCGCGTACTCCGGATCGGGTTCGTACTCGGCGTCGGGGTCGTAGAAGTGCCCCTCGGGCATCTCGGCGAAGTCGGCGAGGTGGGCGGTGTCGCGGCCACTCTCGTTGCCGGCCATGGCGTTCACGTGTAGGCCGTCCATCATCTGGGGGGGCGTCGTCATGTGCTGGTGGGTCGCGAAGGTGCGGACCGCGACGGAGCCGACAGCTTCGAGCCCGTTCGGGCCCTGACCCCGTGCAGGCATCCCTGGTTGACCACCCCCGGGAGTAAATGTCGACTCATTCACAAGTCGTCTTACCTCCTTGGATGCGACCAGGAAACTTATCGATAGGTCAGCGTGGCACCATGCCGACGATGGGCGACTCTATGGCGTGTCACCGGTCCGCAGCAACACAATCCGCCGGACCCGGCCCGATGTGTCTGCAATCGAACACCCTCCTGTCAAGGGTGCACGGGGAGCAAGGCGCGCTTTTCACGAGGGAACGAATCGGGAGAAGCCGGACGTTCAGCGCGAGTTGACCAGCACCTCCGGAGCCCCGGCGCACGACCGGCCGGACCCTGACGCACAAGGTCCGGCCGGAGGTGCGGGATTGACGGAACGACGCGCGGAACGAGGCCGGCCCGTCAGCCGACGAGCGAGCTCAGCTCGACGTGCGGAAGGTCGTGCGCGTCGGCCACCTCGCGGTAAACCACTTGCCCGTCATGGGTGTTGAGGCCCTTGGCCAGCGCGGAGTCACGGCGCAGCGCCTCGACCCAGCCCCGGTTGGCCAGCTCGACGATGTACGGGAGCGTGGCGTTGGTGAGGGCGTAGGTGGAGGTGTTCGGAACCGCGCCGGGCATGTTCGCGACGCAGTAGAACACCGAGCCGTGGACCGTGAAGGTCGGTTCGGCGTGCGTGGTCGGGTGCGAGTCCTCGAAGCAGCCGCCCTGGTCGATCGCAATGTCGACAAGAACACTTCCGGGCTTCATCTTGGCGACGAGCTCGTTGGTGACCAACTTCGGGGCCTTCGCGCCCGGGATGAGGACGGCACCGATGACGAGGTCGGCCTCGACGACCGCCTTCTCCAGTTCGAAGGCGTTGGAGACCACAGTCTGCACCCGGGTCCCGAAGACCTTGTCGGCCTCGCGCAGCTTGCTGACGTCACGGTCGAGCAGGGTGACGTGGAAGCCGAGCCCCACGGCGATCTGGGTGGCGTTCCAGCCGGAGACGCCGCCGCCGATGACGACCGCCCTGGCGGCGGCCGTGCCGGGGACGCCGCCGGGCAGCACGCCCCGGCCGCCCGCCGAGCGCATCAGGTGGTACGCGCCGACCTGCGGGGCCAGCCGGCCCGCGACCTCGGACATGGGGGCGAGCAGCGGCAGTGCGCGGTTCGCGGTCTCGACGGTCTCGTACGCGATGGCGGTGGTGCCGGACTCCAGCAGCGCGTCGGCGCACGCGCGGGAGGCGGCGAGGTGGAGGTAGGTGAAGAGGGTCTGGCCCTTGCGCAGCCGGTGGTACTCCTCGGCGACCGGCTCCTTGACCTTGAGCAGCAGGTCGGCCGCGGCCCAGACCTCGTCGGCGGTGGGCAGGATGCGCGCCCCGGCGGCGGTGTACTCCTCGTCCGTGATGGACGAGCCCGCGCCGGCGTTCCGTTCGACGACGACCTCGTGGCCGTGGCGGACCAGCTCGTGCACTCCGGCGGGCGTGATCGCCACCCGGAACTCGTTGTTCTTGACTTCGCGGGGGATGCCGACCTTCACGTCGATCACGGTCCTTGGCTCGGAGGGGCGCCCGGCAGCGGACGGTCGGCCAAGGGCCGGATGTACGCCGTTTTGCACGGACTCGCACAGAAATGCGCAGCACCCGCGAGGACATCGCGGGGACATGCGGCAGAGCCAGTCTAATGAAGGACTTCCCGCTGTCTAGCCTTGCAAAGAACTAATTTTCGACCGGGACGCCAATGTTTTCGCAGGCAGATCCTTCCTCGCCCAGCAGCCTCTCCGCCGTCGCCCGGTGCAGCGCTGCGGCAGCGGGGTCGCCGAGCCGGTCCAGGGTGTCGGCCAGCCGCAGCTGCAGAGCCGCCTGGAGCCGCACGTCCTCGGCCTGCCGGGCCAGGTCGACCGCCTCCCGGCAGGTGCGCAGCGAGTCGTGCGGGCGGCCCGCGTACTCCTGGACCCTGGCCGCCTCGCTGAGCGCCCTGGCCTGGGCGGGAAGGTCGCCGAGCCTGCGCAGGCCGGCCGCGGCGGCCCGCCAGTTGCGCAGCGCCTCGCCGTACCGCCCGGCGTACGCGTGCACCGCGCCGAGCCGCCCGTAGAGCCGCGCCTCGCCCTCCCGGTCGCCCTGTGCGAGGCGCTGCGCGAGCGCCCGGCCGTACCAGTCGGAGGCGCGCGGGTAGTCCCCCAGCTCGGCGTAGGCGCCTCCGACGGACTCCATGGCGCGGCCGGTGGCGTACAGGTCCTTCGCCTCCCGCCCGGCGTCCAGCGCGGCGCGGTAGCGGGTCAGGGCGGTGCGGGTGCGGCCGGTGGAGGCGTCGAGGTCGGCGAGGTTGAGCAGCGCGGCGGCGCGCTCCCGGTGCAGCCCCCGGCGCTCCGCCACGTCGAGCACCAGGCCGTGCAGCCCGTACAGCTCGGGGGCGGCGGCCTCCGTGCCGAGGTGGGCCGCGAGCGCCCGCACCAGGGCGGCGACCAGGCGGCGGGCGAGGGTGTCCAGCTCTCCGTCCGCCACCGCCATGCGGGCGGCGGCCACCAGCGAGGGCAGCCTGACGCGCAGCCAGACGGCGGCCTCCTCCGGGCCGGGGAACCGGAGCGCCTTGGGGAGCCCGGCGAGCTTGCGTCGGGCCGGGGAGCCCTCCGGATCGGTGACCGCCCGGCAGGAGTGGAGCAGCCGTACGGTGCGCTCCAGCATCCGGGCCCGGGCCAGCTCGGTCTCGGCCGGCCGGTCGCGTTCCTCCAGGAGCGCCCGCACCAGGGGCGCGAGGCAGCCCGGTACCTCGTACTGGGGCTCGGCGGCGCCGTCGGTACGCAGCAGGCCGAGGCCGACGAAGTCGTCGAGGGTCCGGCGGGCGGCGGAGACGGAGCAGCCGGCCAGCGCGGAGGCGGTGTGCGCGTCGGCGAGGCCGGCGGGCGCGAGCGCGAGCAGTCGCAGCATCCGGGCGGGGGTCTCCAGCAGGGCGTCGTGCGCCATCCGGAAGGCGCGGGCCAGCGGGCGGGCGCCCACCGGCTGGTCGGTGTCCTCCGGGGTCCCCCGCAGGTGCTGGGTGGCGTCGGCGACGGAGGCGGTCGGACGGGCGGCGATCCACCCCGCGACGAGCAGCAGCGCCGCGGGCTGCCCGCCGCACTCCTCCACGAGGGTCTCGGCGGTCCGGGGGTCCACGGTGATCCGCACCTGGCCGATCACCCCGGCGAGGAGGCGCACGGCTGAGCCGGTGTCCAGCCCGCCGATGGTGCAGGGGCGGACGTCGGGGACGCCGGTCAGCGGGCCGGTAGCGGTGGCCAGCACCAGGCAGCCGGGGCCGTCCGGCAGGAGGGGGTCCACCTGCTCGGCGTCCACCGCGTCGTCGAGCACGAGCAGCAGCCGCCGCACGGCGAGGGCCTCGCGGACCATCTCGGTGAGCTCGTCGGCGTCCGCGCCGGGCGGGGCGGCGAGGGAGAGCAGGCCGAGGATCTCGCGGGCGGTGCGTTCGGGAGGCACCGGGGTGCCGCCGGAGTCGGTCAGGGCGACACGCAGCACACCGTCCGGGTAGTCGCCGCTTCCGGTACCGGGCGCGGCCCAGGGCAGCGGGCCCGTGGAGCCGCCGGTGGGGGGCGTTCGGGTCAGGGTGTGGGCGAAGGCGGCGGCGAGGGCGCTGCGCCCGGATCCGGCGCGTCCGGCGATCAGCAGGACGCGGGCGCGGGCCGCCTTGCGGCCGGCCAGGGTGTTCAGCCCGGCCCGTTCGATGTCCTCCTGAAGGGCCTTCAACTCGCGTTGACGGCCGAAAAGTTCGGGTGGGGCCGTGCGGGAGGGCTCCTCGGTGCGGGGCGCTCGGGCCGGGCCGCTGGTGTCCACCGCCTGATCCGTCACGAGCCACGCTCCACTTCGCCGCACCCGGTGCCCGCCGGAGTTCCGGCGGGCCTTTCGAGCCTAGTTCAGCGGTGCCGCCGATCAGGGCGGAGCGGGGCGGAGACATCGCCCGATCGGATCAGCGATTCTTACGATCGTCCGACGGGCAACCTGGCACGGA from the Streptomyces sp. NBC_01335 genome contains:
- a CDS encoding segregation and condensation protein A, coding for MPTTDDSSAPRRRALGRGPGAAGAAPPGEAAPAVPEVSAVPAVPEATEATEALRAPPAPAEPSGAPEGPDAPPEPPKGPQGPPEDGRRFTVRLANFEGPFDLLLQLITRHRLDVTEVALSKVTDEFMAHIRAMGADWDLDQTTEFLVVAATLLDLKAARLLPTAEVEDEADLALLEARDLLFARLLQYRAYKRVADIFSDRLDAESRRFPRTVGLEPHHAALLPEVVLSIGPEGFARLAAKAMQPRPEPQVYVDHIHAPLVSVREQAGIVVALLRRSGGASFRELTEDAADTLTVVARFLALLELYREKAVALDQEEALGELLVRWCGGQDAEPVVTDEFDRHVEPDAEEGVEP
- the scpB gene encoding SMC-Scp complex subunit ScpB → MELKPALEAVLMVVDEPATEDHLAKVLQRSPRAVALALRELADEYTAQRRGFDLRLVAGGWRFYSRPAYAEAVESFVLDGRQARLTQAALETLAVVAYRQPVSRSRVSAVRGVNCDGVMRTLLQRALVEEAGTEPETGAILYRTTNYFLERMGLRGLDELPELAPFLPEADAIEAETLEGVPSFDPDAPDTPDTHADDKTEF
- a CDS encoding ParA family protein, whose product is MPARGQGPNGLEAVGSVAVRTFATHQHMTTPPQMMDGLHVNAMAGNESGRDTAHLADFAEMPEGHFYDPDAEYEPDPEYAATLAPDAARQRRERIGPTGRPLPYFPIPGPLTEHGPAKIIAMCNQKGGVGKTTSTINLGAALAEYGRRVLLVDFDPQGALSVGLGVNPMELDLTVYNLLMERGMSADEVLLKTAVPNMDLLPSNIDLSAAEVQLVSEVARESTLQRALKPLMADYDYIVIDCQPSLGLLTVNALTAAHKVIVPLECEFFALRGVALLTETIEKVQERLNPELELDGILATMYDSRTVHSREVLARVVEAFDDHVYHTVIGRTVRFPETTVAGEPITTYASNSVGAAAYRQLAREVLARCHAE
- the ald gene encoding alanine dehydrogenase; its protein translation is MKVGIPREVKNNEFRVAITPAGVHELVRHGHEVVVERNAGAGSSITDEEYTAAGARILPTADEVWAAADLLLKVKEPVAEEYHRLRKGQTLFTYLHLAASRACADALLESGTTAIAYETVETANRALPLLAPMSEVAGRLAPQVGAYHLMRSAGGRGVLPGGVPGTAAARAVVIGGGVSGWNATQIAVGLGFHVTLLDRDVSKLREADKVFGTRVQTVVSNAFELEKAVVEADLVIGAVLIPGAKAPKLVTNELVAKMKPGSVLVDIAIDQGGCFEDSHPTTHAEPTFTVHGSVFYCVANMPGAVPNTSTYALTNATLPYIVELANRGWVEALRRDSALAKGLNTHDGQVVYREVADAHDLPHVELSSLVG
- a CDS encoding tetratricopeptide repeat protein, with the translated sequence MTDQAVDTSGPARAPRTEEPSRTAPPELFGRQRELKALQEDIERAGLNTLAGRKAARARVLLIAGRAGSGRSALAAAFAHTLTRTPPTGGSTGPLPWAAPGTGSGDYPDGVLRVALTDSGGTPVPPERTAREILGLLSLAAPPGADADELTEMVREALAVRRLLLVLDDAVDAEQVDPLLPDGPGCLVLATATGPLTGVPDVRPCTIGGLDTGSAVRLLAGVIGQVRITVDPRTAETLVEECGGQPAALLLVAGWIAARPTASVADATQHLRGTPEDTDQPVGARPLARAFRMAHDALLETPARMLRLLALAPAGLADAHTASALAGCSVSAARRTLDDFVGLGLLRTDGAAEPQYEVPGCLAPLVRALLEERDRPAETELARARMLERTVRLLHSCRAVTDPEGSPARRKLAGLPKALRFPGPEEAAVWLRVRLPSLVAAARMAVADGELDTLARRLVAALVRALAAHLGTEAAAPELYGLHGLVLDVAERRGLHRERAAALLNLADLDASTGRTRTALTRYRAALDAGREAKDLYATGRAMESVGGAYAELGDYPRASDWYGRALAQRLAQGDREGEARLYGRLGAVHAYAGRYGEALRNWRAAAAGLRRLGDLPAQARALSEAARVQEYAGRPHDSLRTCREAVDLARQAEDVRLQAALQLRLADTLDRLGDPAAAALHRATAERLLGEEGSACENIGVPVEN